One Sediminibacillus dalangtanensis genomic region harbors:
- a CDS encoding DRTGG domain-containing protein — translation MATKHEQILAFIDSLTVGNKISVRQIAKELNVSEGTAYRAIKEAENRGMVSTIERVGTIRIETKKKENFEHLTFAEIISIVDGQVLGGREGLHKTLNKFVIGAMKLDAMMRYTERDSLLIVGNRVGAHELAIQEGAAVLITGGFDTEEHVKRLADEKKLPIISTSYDTFTVAAMINRAIYDQLIKKEIVLVGDIYTSKNEVVFMTAKDKLEKWYQMNEQTTHSRYPVVDENNRVIGMVTSKDIIGKDKSLSVEKVMTKNPMTVQKETSLTYAAHMMVWEGIEIMPVVGPSQKLEGLVSRQDVLKALQHIQRQPHVGETIDDLVTSRLDVVEDGDSPAIYRSVVTPQMTNQLGTLSYGVFTSFVTEASSRLLRQYKKGDLVVENLSIYFIKPVQLESMLEIRPRLLEAGRKFAKVDIEVFNEKVLVGKALLLAQLIDR, via the coding sequence TTGGCTACCAAACATGAACAAATCCTCGCGTTCATTGATTCACTGACAGTAGGAAATAAAATTTCTGTGAGACAGATTGCAAAAGAGTTGAATGTCAGTGAGGGAACAGCTTACCGTGCTATCAAAGAAGCGGAAAATCGGGGGATGGTCAGCACGATTGAACGTGTCGGCACGATTAGGATAGAAACGAAGAAAAAAGAGAATTTTGAGCACTTAACGTTTGCAGAAATAATCAGTATTGTCGACGGCCAAGTATTAGGCGGGAGAGAAGGGCTTCATAAAACCCTAAATAAATTTGTCATCGGTGCCATGAAACTGGACGCCATGATGCGGTACACAGAAAGAGACTCTTTGCTGATCGTCGGCAACAGGGTGGGCGCCCATGAACTGGCAATTCAGGAAGGGGCAGCTGTGCTGATAACTGGCGGTTTTGATACAGAAGAGCATGTGAAACGTCTGGCAGATGAAAAAAAACTTCCGATCATTTCTACCAGTTATGATACCTTTACGGTGGCAGCCATGATCAATAGAGCGATCTATGACCAGCTGATAAAAAAGGAAATCGTCCTCGTAGGAGATATCTATACTTCCAAAAACGAAGTCGTGTTTATGACCGCGAAGGACAAACTGGAAAAATGGTATCAAATGAATGAACAAACAACCCACAGCCGCTATCCAGTCGTAGATGAAAACAATCGTGTCATCGGTATGGTGACTTCCAAGGATATTATAGGAAAAGACAAGTCTTTATCTGTTGAAAAAGTAATGACGAAGAACCCGATGACCGTGCAAAAGGAAACTTCCTTGACGTATGCTGCCCATATGATGGTATGGGAAGGTATTGAAATCATGCCGGTTGTGGGGCCCTCTCAAAAGCTGGAAGGTCTTGTTTCCAGACAGGATGTGCTAAAAGCGTTACAGCACATCCAGCGTCAGCCTCATGTAGGGGAGACAATCGACGATCTTGTCACGAGCAGGCTGGATGTAGTGGAGGATGGTGACAGCCCAGCCATTTACCGATCTGTGGTTACTCCGCAAATGACAAACCAGCTGGGCACCTTATCTTACGGTGTGTTTACCTCTTTTGTTACCGAAGCTTCGAGCAGACTGCTGCGGCAGTATAAAAAAGGTGATTTAGTAGTGGAAAATTTATCGATTTACTTTATTAAGCCGGTGCAATTGGAAAGTATGCTGGAGATACGACCAAGGCTGCTTGAAGCGGGAAGGAAATTTGCAAAGGTGGACATCGAAGTTTTCAACGAGAAAGTGTTAGTCGGCAAAGCTTTATTGCTTGCCCAACTGATCGACAGGTAG
- a CDS encoding metal-dependent hydrolase, producing MKVSFHGQSAVKVVTEKHTIFIDPFITGNGASDLDASSVEADVILLTHGHNDHVGDTIDIAKRNESLVVAPNELANYLSSRGLNTHPMHIGGAHLFDFGKVKLTQAFHGSAFTDENGESIYTGMPAGILLTVEGKTIYHAGDTGLFSDLKLIGERNEIDLAFLPIGDNFTMGPEDALVAAEWVNAKTVVPVHYNTFPLIEQDGDAFAEKVKPGKGIALKPGESIDL from the coding sequence ATGAAAGTGTCTTTCCATGGTCAATCAGCTGTGAAAGTAGTGACGGAAAAGCATACGATTTTTATTGATCCGTTTATTACGGGCAATGGAGCATCCGATCTTGATGCAAGCAGTGTGGAAGCCGATGTCATTTTACTTACGCATGGTCACAATGACCACGTCGGTGATACCATCGATATTGCTAAACGGAATGAATCTTTGGTAGTGGCTCCGAATGAATTGGCCAACTATTTGTCATCACGAGGATTGAATACCCATCCGATGCACATTGGCGGCGCTCATCTGTTTGATTTTGGCAAGGTCAAACTTACACAGGCTTTTCATGGCTCTGCGTTCACGGATGAAAATGGCGAGAGTATATATACCGGGATGCCGGCTGGAATTTTGTTGACGGTAGAAGGGAAAACAATCTATCACGCAGGTGATACGGGTCTGTTTTCTGACTTGAAATTAATCGGTGAGCGGAATGAAATTGACCTTGCATTCCTGCCAATTGGCGATAATTTCACCATGGGACCGGAAGATGCGCTGGTTGCTGCGGAGTGGGTCAACGCGAAGACGGTCGTGCCTGTTCACTATAATACATTTCCATTGATCGAACAGGACGGGGACGCATTTGCGGAGAAAGTAAAACCTGGAAAGGGTATAGCACTTAAACCGGGCGAATCGATTGACCTTTAA
- a CDS encoding polyamine aminopropyltransferase, with product MEQQAVRQSNFIYWASGIVSICGIVFEVLFGALGSYILGDGVKQYTLVISFFLTGMGIGASLSEKVMKHLLIAFVYIEFLVALIGGFSSFAMFGITAFSPDGSDALFLYIITLTVGGLTGLELPILIRKANEIGVALNRSTARVLFSDYAGGLIGGLLFVFFLRPALGMVKSAFFVGCINLLVALIVLWLFRKEISRIAVHFVIGGVILVTLLLGFLFGEEMAFNFEQKLYQDPIIHMEESQYQKIILTKDGNDTRLYLNGGLQLSSTDEYRYHEVLVHPAMAQADEHRNVLILGGGDGIAAKEVLKYQDVENITLVDLDPAVVELAEQEPHLLELNHGSLQDEKVEIIHQDAFQFLENTDRWFDVILVDLPDPNDESLNKLYTKEFYSLARNHLQPEGALMVQATSPVFAREVYWTISETIAATGLNVENFHVDVPSFGNWGFVMGSRNEIHVNDLAITIPVRFLTTDMLPGLTEFGKDEDNPMEEGEGETAELQPNTLIDPNLIQKYERAWENY from the coding sequence TTGGAACAACAAGCTGTCAGGCAAAGTAATTTTATCTACTGGGCTTCAGGAATTGTGTCGATTTGCGGAATTGTGTTCGAAGTGCTATTTGGTGCACTCGGATCGTATATCCTTGGAGATGGCGTCAAGCAGTACACATTGGTCATCTCTTTTTTCTTGACTGGAATGGGAATCGGGGCAAGTTTAAGTGAAAAAGTGATGAAGCATTTACTGATTGCTTTTGTTTATATTGAATTTCTTGTAGCGTTGATCGGCGGTTTTTCCAGTTTTGCTATGTTCGGAATCACCGCTTTTTCTCCTGATGGATCCGACGCACTGTTTCTTTATATCATTACATTGACCGTGGGGGGATTGACTGGTCTGGAACTGCCGATTTTAATCAGGAAAGCGAACGAAATTGGTGTCGCCCTGAATCGAAGTACCGCCCGTGTATTGTTTTCTGATTATGCAGGAGGCTTGATAGGGGGGCTTCTGTTCGTGTTTTTTCTCCGCCCGGCACTGGGCATGGTGAAGAGTGCATTTTTTGTCGGCTGTATCAACCTGTTGGTCGCGCTTATTGTTTTATGGCTTTTTCGGAAAGAAATCAGCCGTATAGCCGTTCACTTTGTGATTGGCGGTGTCATACTAGTGACGCTACTGCTGGGCTTCTTGTTTGGAGAGGAAATGGCGTTTAACTTTGAACAAAAGCTTTACCAGGATCCTATTATCCATATGGAAGAAAGTCAGTATCAAAAGATTATCTTGACGAAAGACGGCAACGATACCCGCTTGTATTTGAACGGAGGACTGCAGCTTAGTTCCACGGATGAATACCGCTATCATGAAGTGCTTGTTCATCCAGCCATGGCACAAGCGGACGAGCATCGGAATGTCTTGATCTTAGGTGGTGGTGATGGAATTGCTGCCAAAGAGGTACTGAAATATCAGGATGTGGAAAATATCACGCTGGTAGATCTGGACCCAGCAGTTGTCGAACTTGCCGAACAGGAACCGCATTTGTTGGAATTGAACCACGGATCATTGCAAGATGAAAAGGTAGAAATCATTCATCAGGATGCATTTCAGTTTTTGGAGAATACCGATCGTTGGTTTGATGTAATCCTTGTGGATCTTCCTGATCCGAATGATGAAAGTTTAAATAAGTTGTATACGAAAGAATTTTATTCGCTTGCCCGAAATCATTTGCAGCCTGAGGGGGCCTTAATGGTCCAGGCAACCAGTCCTGTATTTGCCAGGGAAGTGTACTGGACCATATCCGAAACGATAGCTGCGACTGGATTGAATGTCGAAAACTTTCATGTTGACGTTCCCAGTTTCGGAAATTGGGGATTCGTCATGGGAAGCCGGAATGAGATCCATGTAAACGATCTGGCAATAACTATACCAGTCCGATTCCTCACTACCGACATGCTCCCTGGTTTAACAGAGTTTGGCAAGGATGAAGACAACCCAATGGAAGAAGGGGAAGGGGAAACAGCCGAATTACAGCCGAATACGTTAATTGATCCAAATCTAATTCAAAAGTACGAAAGGGCCTGGGAGAACTATTAA
- a CDS encoding DUF350 domain-containing protein, with the protein MGPFISTFIYFIIAILVVLAGLAVFETLTRKYRDWEEIENGNAAVALSVSGKIIGICIVLAFAIYHSVSIWETVIWGAYGVVLQVVAYLVFEVLTRKFSVEVKLKENNTAVGIVSLAVSIGLAFVIGASIT; encoded by the coding sequence ATGGGTCCGTTTATATCAACGTTTATTTATTTTATTATTGCTATATTGGTTGTGCTGGCCGGACTGGCTGTTTTTGAAACATTGACAAGAAAGTATCGCGATTGGGAGGAAATCGAGAATGGGAACGCTGCAGTTGCACTATCCGTCTCAGGAAAGATAATCGGTATCTGTATTGTACTAGCTTTCGCCATTTATCATAGCGTGAGCATTTGGGAAACGGTCATTTGGGGCGCTTATGGAGTGGTGTTGCAAGTTGTTGCTTATCTGGTGTTTGAAGTGCTGACCAGAAAATTTTCGGTCGAAGTAAAGCTTAAAGAAAATAATACAGCAGTCGGCATTGTATCACTGGCTGTCTCTATTGGATTAGCTTTTGTAATCGGGGCATCCATTACATAA
- a CDS encoding DUF4247 domain-containing protein: MHKILGVCLLSLVLLLTACGSGLSQLQGTEEEPSVSVEEIPDEPDRQEIEEQLKASSNQDIEAIFANNFYLLDVVTGDDAQANVYATRQFKREQLISLVSSIKKPDEKSEVKDGEQILIYPDYFVTFKPSEEDQDVLLIEVASDQFVRSNYSPNHLNGFFTFLLLNRMLGTSNWEKSRMDQCRSGGCYGGYTTGDRGGLNTKRGMSSYRGGGASAGK, translated from the coding sequence ATGCACAAAATATTAGGTGTTTGTTTGCTGTCACTTGTTTTATTGCTGACTGCCTGTGGATCCGGCCTTTCTCAGCTTCAAGGGACGGAGGAAGAACCATCGGTGTCCGTAGAAGAAATTCCGGACGAGCCGGATAGACAGGAAATAGAGGAGCAGTTGAAAGCTTCTTCCAATCAGGACATCGAAGCCATTTTTGCCAACAATTTTTATTTATTGGATGTCGTTACAGGCGATGATGCTCAAGCGAATGTCTATGCCACCAGACAGTTTAAGAGGGAACAGCTGATCTCGCTTGTTTCAAGTATAAAGAAACCTGATGAAAAAAGTGAGGTAAAAGATGGCGAACAAATATTGATTTATCCAGATTATTTTGTCACCTTCAAACCTAGTGAAGAAGACCAGGATGTGTTGTTGATCGAAGTGGCTTCTGATCAATTTGTGCGAAGCAATTATTCACCCAATCACTTGAATGGATTTTTTACTTTTCTACTGTTGAACAGAATGCTTGGTACTTCCAACTGGGAGAAATCTCGAATGGACCAGTGCCGAAGTGGCGGCTGTTATGGCGGCTATACGACGGGTGACCGCGGAGGATTGAACACGAAAAGGGGTATGTCTTCCTATCGTGGCGGTGGAGCGAGTGCGGGTAAATAA
- a CDS encoding PspA/IM30 family protein — protein MFKMFKRVSTIVNSELNSMLDKAEDPVKMLEQFMRDMESDIREVESSVAKQIANEKMLKRKYDDAQALVDKRQGQAEQAIEAGNEDLARRALEDKKDQQEQADTLKESWDRAKNDSQVLRDKLDEMKKEYQQMKLKKDSLKARAESAKTRTKMNRTMSSIGSDDSKRGFERMEEKVLQFEAEADTSDDLSASSKSLDDEFESLEKSGVDDELTALKKKLGKE, from the coding sequence ATGTTTAAAATGTTTAAACGCGTTAGTACTATCGTAAACTCGGAGCTGAACTCCATGTTGGATAAAGCGGAAGATCCAGTAAAAATGCTGGAGCAGTTCATGCGCGACATGGAATCAGATATTCGTGAAGTGGAAAGCTCGGTTGCCAAACAAATCGCTAATGAAAAGATGCTGAAACGGAAATATGATGACGCCCAGGCATTGGTTGATAAAAGGCAAGGCCAGGCTGAGCAAGCGATTGAAGCAGGGAATGAGGATCTGGCCCGTCGTGCGTTGGAAGATAAAAAAGACCAGCAGGAACAGGCTGATACATTAAAAGAATCTTGGGATAGGGCAAAAAATGATTCCCAGGTGCTTCGCGATAAGCTGGATGAAATGAAAAAAGAATACCAGCAGATGAAATTGAAAAAGGATTCGCTGAAGGCCCGTGCCGAATCTGCAAAAACCCGGACAAAAATGAATCGGACGATGTCCTCGATAGGAAGTGACGATTCAAAACGGGGATTTGAACGCATGGAGGAAAAAGTCCTGCAGTTTGAAGCGGAGGCAGATACTTCTGACGATTTGTCTGCATCAAGTAAGTCGCTTGATGATGAGTTTGAAAGTCTGGAAAAGAGCGGTGTAGATGATGAATTAACCGCCTTGAAAAAGAAACTCGGCAAGGAATAA
- a CDS encoding DUF4178 domain-containing protein, with product MGLFSKLFQKDPKKPEIKERSPLSIEVGDIVTYDLVDYEVVGKITYRQDSYEWFGYQLLEGKNTIWLSAEMDEQLELGIYQSVNLPVSKPFPKQLTYQDSIYYLDEQGEARVVGEGRSRNINGRQIQYAEYYDEAEEHYLSLEDWGSEIEASYGYEIAPYEIKIIAGSI from the coding sequence GTGGGACTATTTTCGAAACTGTTTCAAAAAGATCCAAAAAAACCAGAAATAAAGGAACGATCTCCCTTGTCGATAGAGGTAGGCGATATTGTCACCTACGATCTCGTTGACTATGAGGTGGTCGGAAAGATCACTTATCGTCAGGACAGTTATGAGTGGTTCGGATACCAGCTCCTCGAGGGGAAAAATACCATATGGCTATCTGCAGAAATGGATGAACAGCTGGAGCTTGGTATTTATCAATCGGTGAATCTTCCTGTGTCCAAACCTTTTCCAAAACAACTGACTTATCAGGATTCCATTTACTACCTTGATGAGCAGGGAGAAGCAAGGGTGGTAGGTGAAGGCAGGAGCAGAAACATAAACGGCAGGCAGATTCAATATGCTGAATACTATGATGAAGCGGAAGAGCATTATCTTAGCCTAGAGGACTGGGGAAGCGAAATTGAAGCCAGTTACGGGTATGAAATTGCCCCTTATGAAATTAAAATCATTGCAGGTTCCATATAA
- a CDS encoding M24 family metallopeptidase, with product MERLQKLIQKLKQQNFDSALVTSKANVYYLSGHYTDPHERLVALYTGIDGDPLFILPEMEKEDAITSGWKGDFLTYKDQDNPWELFKEYLTKQNKTPDSIAIEKEDFSVSRFEQLQRTVPGAEIVDGTEILAGLRVIKDKKEYTILKQAADLADFGVKTGVEAIQEGVSEMEILAKIEFELKKQGVREMSFSTMVLSGKKTASPHGTPGQDKIAAGDLVLFDLGVVFGGYCSDITRTVAYKQIDPEQEKIYQTVLKAQEKAIDAAVIGDAAGSMDRVAREHIAREGYGEYFTHRIGHGIGVDVHEYPSLTSENDLTLKEGMSFTLEPGIYVPGVGGVRIEDEVFLTKKGPELLTSYPKTLQIIE from the coding sequence ATGGAACGATTGCAGAAGTTGATTCAAAAACTCAAACAGCAAAATTTCGATAGCGCCCTGGTAACCTCCAAGGCAAATGTTTACTATCTAAGCGGTCATTATACCGATCCACACGAACGGCTGGTAGCCCTCTACACAGGTATCGACGGAGATCCGTTGTTCATACTTCCGGAAATGGAAAAAGAAGACGCCATCACATCTGGTTGGAAAGGGGATTTTCTCACCTACAAGGATCAGGACAATCCCTGGGAGCTATTCAAGGAATACTTAACAAAGCAAAATAAAACACCCGATTCCATCGCCATTGAAAAAGAGGATTTCTCCGTTTCCCGATTTGAACAATTGCAGCGAACGGTTCCAGGGGCTGAAATTGTGGACGGGACTGAGATACTGGCCGGTTTGCGAGTGATTAAGGACAAAAAAGAATATACCATCCTTAAACAAGCTGCAGATTTAGCAGACTTCGGCGTCAAAACAGGCGTGGAGGCTATCCAGGAAGGTGTTTCTGAGATGGAAATCCTGGCCAAAATCGAGTTTGAACTAAAAAAACAAGGTGTCAGAGAGATGTCTTTCTCCACTATGGTGTTGTCCGGCAAAAAAACTGCATCTCCCCACGGAACACCTGGTCAGGATAAAATTGCAGCAGGTGATCTTGTTCTGTTTGATCTTGGTGTCGTATTTGGAGGATATTGCTCCGATATTACCAGAACAGTTGCATATAAACAGATAGATCCAGAACAAGAAAAAATCTATCAAACCGTCTTGAAGGCACAGGAAAAGGCGATTGATGCTGCTGTAATTGGAGATGCCGCCGGGTCAATGGATCGAGTCGCTCGAGAGCATATTGCACGAGAGGGGTATGGGGAATATTTCACCCATCGGATCGGTCACGGAATCGGTGTCGATGTGCATGAGTACCCATCGCTCACTTCTGAAAATGATTTAACCTTAAAAGAAGGAATGAGCTTTACGCTGGAGCCTGGAATATATGTGCCCGGAGTGGGCGGAGTCCGGATTGAAGATGAAGTATTCTTGACCAAAAAGGGTCCAGAACTGCTGACAAGCTATCCGAAAACGTTGCAGATTATCGAATAA
- the ald gene encoding alanine dehydrogenase has translation MNIGVPREIKNNENRVAMTPAGVVTLERAGHRVFVETGAGLGSGFTDEQYIAAGAEIVSTAGEAWQQEMVMKVKEPLSEEYKFFYEGLILFTYLHLAPEPELTKALIDNKVVSIAYETVQLDNGSLPLLTPMSEVAGRMASQIGAQFLEKPKGGRGVLLSGIPGVRRGKVTIIGGGVVGTNAAKIAVGLGADVTIIDLNPERLRQLDDIFGSTINTFMSNPLNIAEALEESDLVIGAVLIPGAKAPKLVSEEMIKSMREGSVIVDVAIDQGGIFETTDRITTHDDPTYNRHGVLHYAVANMPGAVPRTSTIGLTNVTVPYALQLANKGYRKACTDNKALLKGINTLDGFVTYKAVAEAHKLDYAEVDSILQDS, from the coding sequence ATGAATATCGGAGTACCTAGAGAGATTAAAAACAATGAAAACCGTGTGGCGATGACGCCTGCTGGGGTTGTAACACTTGAAAGAGCTGGTCATCGAGTGTTCGTGGAAACCGGAGCCGGTCTGGGCTCTGGTTTTACCGATGAACAGTACATTGCTGCTGGAGCAGAAATCGTTTCTACTGCCGGAGAAGCATGGCAACAGGAGATGGTCATGAAGGTAAAGGAACCGCTTTCGGAAGAATATAAGTTCTTTTATGAAGGGCTAATCCTGTTCACCTATTTGCATTTGGCCCCGGAACCGGAATTGACCAAGGCGTTGATTGACAATAAAGTGGTATCGATTGCTTACGAGACAGTCCAGCTTGATAATGGTTCGTTACCACTTTTGACTCCCATGAGTGAGGTAGCAGGACGCATGGCTTCTCAAATCGGGGCTCAATTTCTTGAAAAGCCAAAAGGCGGAAGAGGTGTGCTCCTTTCTGGGATTCCTGGAGTGAGAAGAGGAAAAGTGACCATCATAGGCGGTGGAGTAGTCGGAACAAATGCAGCCAAAATAGCAGTCGGCCTGGGTGCTGATGTCACCATCATCGACTTGAATCCTGAGCGTCTTCGCCAGCTCGATGATATCTTTGGATCGACCATCAATACATTCATGTCCAATCCGTTGAATATCGCAGAAGCATTGGAGGAATCTGATTTGGTCATTGGGGCCGTACTGATTCCGGGTGCCAAAGCACCGAAGCTGGTTAGCGAGGAGATGATCAAATCGATGCGGGAGGGCTCGGTGATTGTAGATGTGGCCATCGATCAGGGAGGGATTTTTGAAACGACTGATCGAATAACTACTCATGATGATCCTACTTATAACAGGCACGGTGTTCTGCATTATGCAGTAGCCAATATGCCTGGAGCCGTACCGCGTACATCTACAATCGGTCTGACGAATGTCACGGTACCTTATGCATTGCAACTGGCGAACAAGGGATATCGGAAGGCTTGTACAGATAACAAAGCGCTCTTGAAAGGTATCAATACGTTAGATGGTTTTGTTACGTACAAAGCAGTGGCTGAAGCCCATAAGTTAGACTATGCTGAAGTCGATAGCATATTACAAGACAGTTGA
- a CDS encoding SDR family oxidoreductase produces the protein MGHALITAGTKGLGRKVTEAFLQAGHQVTATYWKDDAKADALAALHKNDPLHIVQADVTCKKDLQGLVKQAMTKYGTIDYLINNAGPYIFERKKLMDYSQEEWDAMMKGNLDSVFHLLKLTIPRMREQNFGRVINYGFQGANTATGWLYRSAFAAAKVGLVSLTKSIAYEEAEYGITSNMVCPGNITGDMKEAGIEESRKIPDEKTPIGRSGTGEDIARSILFLCEKDSDMITGSVFEVTGGLDVIHRYR, from the coding sequence GTGGGACATGCACTTATAACTGCTGGAACAAAAGGCTTGGGCAGAAAAGTGACAGAAGCTTTTTTGCAGGCTGGACACCAAGTCACTGCTACCTATTGGAAAGATGATGCGAAAGCAGACGCATTGGCTGCGTTACATAAAAACGATCCTTTACATATTGTTCAAGCGGATGTAACCTGCAAAAAAGATTTGCAAGGACTAGTAAAACAAGCGATGACTAAATACGGAACAATTGATTACTTAATCAACAATGCCGGCCCCTACATATTTGAAAGAAAGAAATTAATGGACTATTCACAGGAAGAATGGGATGCTATGATGAAAGGGAATCTTGATTCTGTTTTTCATCTATTAAAACTTACCATCCCAAGGATGCGTGAGCAGAACTTCGGTCGGGTGATCAATTACGGGTTTCAGGGCGCCAACACAGCAACCGGATGGTTATATCGTTCGGCCTTTGCAGCCGCAAAGGTTGGTTTAGTATCCTTGACCAAATCCATTGCATATGAAGAAGCAGAATATGGAATTACTTCTAATATGGTATGCCCGGGTAATATTACTGGTGACATGAAGGAAGCAGGTATTGAGGAAAGTCGTAAAATACCCGATGAAAAGACGCCGATAGGCAGATCCGGAACGGGAGAGGATATTGCCAGGTCCATTTTATTTCTTTGCGAGAAAGACTCCGACATGATTACGGGTTCTGTTTTTGAAGTCACAGGCGGTTTGGATGTCATTCACCGATATCGGTGA
- a CDS encoding universal stress protein: protein MEFEYKHIVAAVDGSKAAELAFNKAVDIAKRNHARLILAHVIDHRTFATAEAYDRLLAERAETYANELLNGYREKAERAGVNHIVSDIEYGSPKIKIAKDIAKKHDADLIICGATGMNAVERFLIGSVSESVTRYASCDVLVVRSE, encoded by the coding sequence ATGGAGTTTGAATACAAGCATATTGTAGCAGCTGTCGATGGTTCAAAAGCTGCAGAACTCGCCTTTAACAAAGCAGTTGACATTGCTAAAAGGAACCACGCCCGGCTGATCCTCGCTCATGTCATTGATCATCGGACCTTCGCCACGGCTGAAGCGTATGATCGATTGTTGGCGGAACGAGCGGAAACTTATGCCAACGAACTGTTGAACGGCTATCGGGAAAAAGCTGAAAGAGCTGGTGTGAACCATATTGTTAGCGACATAGAATACGGATCTCCTAAAATCAAAATCGCCAAAGATATCGCCAAAAAACATGATGCTGACTTAATTATCTGCGGTGCCACCGGTATGAATGCTGTGGAAAGATTCCTCATCGGCAGTGTTTCCGAAAGTGTCACTCGTTATGCTTCGTGTGATGTTTTAGTAGTTAGAAGCGAATAA
- a CDS encoding EcsC family protein, translating to MAVNPIGQEISSWENKLEAHSANDFERLYDAVQEQAMIRLNEARKQEWFRTVDALLFHSHAYLQGSALQKEARERLIAQGRIFRPEITTIEDMQSLTMEQSSYISIQELAKGRLYAMAQGGAAGTGGGLLLGTDFPLQVIMNLRLVQLIAMGFGREIRRPTEMMLSLKVFQAATLPRRLQWKAWQSLLTETKSAADYMYQGNDELVDEKWLHQPIKQAIKSLLILTARKKVVQGIPLLGIATGAVWNYRLAKRVGEFSLRYYQKRCLL from the coding sequence GTGGCTGTCAATCCGATTGGTCAGGAAATTTCCAGCTGGGAAAACAAGCTTGAAGCGCACTCTGCCAATGATTTTGAACGGCTTTATGATGCGGTGCAAGAGCAGGCAATGATTCGGTTGAACGAGGCCAGGAAACAAGAATGGTTCCGCACGGTAGATGCTCTTTTGTTTCATTCACACGCTTATTTGCAAGGTTCGGCACTACAGAAGGAAGCAAGGGAAAGATTAATTGCCCAGGGCAGGATATTTCGTCCGGAAATAACTACGATTGAAGATATGCAATCGTTGACGATGGAGCAATCTTCTTACATCTCCATACAGGAGTTGGCAAAGGGGCGGTTGTATGCAATGGCACAAGGAGGTGCCGCAGGTACAGGCGGTGGACTGTTGCTTGGGACAGATTTTCCATTGCAAGTGATCATGAATTTGCGACTTGTCCAGTTGATTGCAATGGGATTTGGAAGAGAAATTCGTCGGCCGACTGAAATGATGTTGTCGTTAAAAGTTTTTCAAGCCGCGACTCTGCCTAGACGATTGCAGTGGAAAGCATGGCAGAGCCTGCTTACAGAAACAAAGTCTGCCGCAGATTACATGTATCAGGGAAATGATGAGTTGGTGGACGAAAAGTGGCTGCACCAACCGATAAAACAGGCGATCAAATCGTTGCTAATTTTGACGGCAAGAAAAAAAGTCGTTCAAGGAATTCCGCTGCTTGGAATCGCGACCGGGGCTGTCTGGAATTACCGACTGGCAAAACGTGTTGGGGAATTTTCCCTTCGATATTACCAGAAAAGGTGTTTACTGTAA